One window of Athalia rosae chromosome 4, iyAthRosa1.1, whole genome shotgun sequence genomic DNA carries:
- the LOC105684394 gene encoding uncharacterized protein LOC105684394 gives MRRTRHVVLPVRSWEHVGLMVVSLACLTLGLVSRDREGQAGNLAGPDLQHCAPHKVDACPNENVFTRLPFYDDPANPSGLNPTDHPVKDRDRSNRPRDTTSPVIQKERSSSDICNFRSTRQASAVGVSRPEARRSNDHRDVRLSGLRNDRRGDRVKDSRTAEQIFIVNNQRTSTERGINPTGSRREERSRQIRSFRSRERRSVDKDSRLATERRQAHLSDRQTERLLRYQRSSETRYDGPVAERRNDRSARRVRESRSLERDAAIRNTRLSNERRDNRLDRQVRSTRSIERIDNLIAERRNNFRSQRDQIAQSIRRHSLSRRSERLVESSAERRDSRIFREREDRVIREIRKVRSNDHELVTRRTDRSIERKGNRLQERKIRSSNVDFVSRNSRLNIPEISDDRSARRFRNAGSLDRVVDVKRNTQLLTSERRGDQLTRQIRSVRSTRDSETKNTRRVSERRNVHSTPESRDDQRAQRARIVSTLKRDFERGNTEQLSARRTGRQSNEIRVRNRRTHSFVEHDSRARNIRASDARRENRLTRVFRDISLNERRPKITDSRLIAERKENRQKREIRSLGRDSRIRNSEMISEQRDRRLSRQIREAKIINRDNSLTRSPRVSIKRINRDSLISQADFSSAERRVDNRNRWLRDSRSLQRSSTIGSLRTTFERRYAISSSEYRDDRVTRNTQDAGNFRSVAERRDERQQVQRVRSLRSNERTSRVRIDPIKNERALMNSLRNSENIRTDFNARETRTGRIERYSRYTRQKNVERLISAGSSRVKRTIKDRRYAFDASKNSIEIEKLSAQREQVQYAVTRAENIREIRIRRTQATRLPVTFRLYETRYGTRDNSNFQDARRLLFASTLTSQIPTSMTYEILRQTAVLFLCATYAASLHSAKGSLSRNIITYVNRLVVW, from the exons ATGCGACGGACGAGGCACGTTGTGTTACCGGTTCGCTCATGGGAACACGTCGGTCTCATGGTTGTCTCTCTCGCCTGTCTTACTTTAGGCCTTGTGTCCAGAGACAGAGAAGGTCAAGCAGGAAATCTCGCCGGGCCAGACCTACAGCACTGTGCCCCTCATAA AGTCGACGCATGCCCAAATGAGAACGTCTTTACCCGGCTGCCTTTTTACGACGACCCGGCAAACCCTTCAGGATTAAATCCAACCGATCACCCTGTAAAAGaccgcgatcgatcgaatcgaccCAGAGATACCACTTCCCCGGTAATCCAGAAGGAACGATCTTCCAGCGATATTTGCAATTTCAGATCGACGCGACAAGCTTCGGCGGTCGGTGTTTCTCGGCCGGAAGCTCGGCGATCGAATGATCACCGAGATGTTCGACTCTCTGGATTAAGAAATGACCGACGCGGCGATAGAGTGAAAGATTCTCGCACTGCGGAGCAAATTTTTATAGTCAATAATCAACGAACATCAACCGAACGCGGGATCAACCCCACAGGATCCCGTCGCGAAGAACGAAGCCGACAGATCCGATCATTCCGATCTCGTGAACGTAGATCCGTCGACAAAGATTCTAGATTGGCCACTGAACGTAGGCAAGCTCATCTGTCGGATCGTCAGACGGAACGATTACTCAGATATCAACGTTCTTCTGAAACTAGATATGATGGACCGGTAGCAGAGCGCAGAAATGATCGATCGGCGCGGCGAGTACGCGAGTCTAGATCTCTGGAGCGTGATGCTGCGATCAGAAATACACGCTTATCAAACGAACGCAGGGATAACCGACTGGACAGACAGGTTCGAAGTACTAGATCCATAGAGCGCATTGATAATCTCATTGCGGAAAGACGAAATAACTTTCGAAGTCAGAGAGACCAAATCGCCCAATCTATTCGACGCCATTCGTTATCTAGGAGATCCGAACGACTCGTCGAATCATCGGCGGAACGTAGAGATAGTAGAATTTTTAGAGAACGAGAGGATCGAGTGATCCGCGAAATCCGAAAAGTCCGTTCGAACGATCACGAATTAGTTACACGACGCACCGATCGCTCGATCGAACGAAAGGGTAATAGACTGCAagagcgaaaaattcgttcCTCTAACGTCGATTTCGTATCCAGAAACTCGCGTCTTAATATCCCTGAGATCAGCGACGACCGATCAGCTCGCAGATTCCGAAACGCTGGCTCTCTCGATCGCGTCGTTGATGTTAAAAGAAACACGCAATTGCTAACATCCGAACGTAGAGGCGATCAATTGACCCGGCAGATCAGAAGCGTCCGATCGACTCGGGATTCTGAAACCAAAAATACAAGGCGAGTATCCGAGCGAAGAAATGTACATTCGACTCCGGAAAGCCGAGATGATCAGCGAGCCCAACGGGCACGAATTGTTTCAACTCTTAAACGTGATTTTGAACGCGGAAATACCGAGCAGCTATCGGCACGCAGAACTGGCCGTCAAAGTAACGAAATTCGCGTTCGAAATCGTCGCACACATTCATTCGTCGAACACGATTCTAGAGCAAGGAATATTCGAGCTTCAGATGCACGTAGAGAAAACCGCCTTACGAGGGTTTTCAGGGATATTAGTTTGAACGAACGTCGTCCTAAAATCACTGACTCGCGTTTAATTGCCGAACGTAAAGAGAATCGGCAAAAACGTGAAATTCGGTCTCTTGGACGCGATTCCAGAATCAGAAATTCCGAAATGATCAGCGAACAACGGGACAGACGGCTAAGTCGGCAGATCCGTGAagcgaaaattatcaatcgcgaTAATTCTCTAACTAGGAGCCCTCGAGTCTCTATTAAACGAATCAATCGCGATTCGCTAATAAGCCAGGCGGATTTCTCCTCTGCGGAGCGTCGCGTCGACAACCGAAACCGTTGGCTTCGAGATTCTAGATCTCTTCAGCGTAGCTCTACCATTGGGAGTCTGCGGACCACATTCGAACGCCGATATGCCATATCATCGTCGGAATACCGAGATGACCGCGTGACCCGGAATACTCAAGACGCAGGGAACTTCCGATCGGTAGCTGAACGTCGGGATGAACGTCAGCAAGTCCAACGGGTTCGCAGTTTGCGCTCTAACGAACGAACCTCCAGAGTTCGAATTGACCCGATCAAAAATGAACGTGCTCTGATGAATTCTCtacgaaattccgaaaatatcCGAACAGACTTTAACGCAAGGGAAACCAGAACTGGAAGAATTGAACGATACTCGCGCTATACACGGCAGAAAAATGTGGAACGTCTCATTTCTGCCGGATCATCAAGAGTAAAACGGACCATCAAAGATCGCCGTTATGCTTTTGACGCAAGCAAGAACTCAAtagagatcgaaaaattgagcgcTCAACGTGAGCAAGTGCAATATGCAGTAACAAGAGCAGAAAATATTCGAGAGATTCGAATTCGACGCACCCAAGCCACTAGATTACCAGTAACATTCCGACTCTATGAAACTCGTTACGGAACTCGTGACAATTCAAATTTCCAAGACGCTCGTAGATTGTTATTTGCAAGTACTTTGACTTCGCAAATTCCTACGTCCATGACCTACGAGATTCTTAGACAAACCGCTGTTTTGTTTCTATGTGCTACTTACGCAGCTTCTTTGCACAGCGCAAAAGGTTCGCTTTCAAG GAATATCATAACGTACGTCAATCGCCTTGtcgtttggtaa